In a single window of the Solanum stenotomum isolate F172 unplaced genomic scaffold, ASM1918654v1 scaffold16320, whole genome shotgun sequence genome:
- the LOC125850366 gene encoding wax ester synthase/diacylglycerol acyltransferase 4-like, with protein MKNINVKRMVEEDDDDETSSFPVSPTGQYFTSSVMSISVICVLESEIPIDDSCTVTMLKDVFIPINPRFSSIMVKDKNGVKQWKKVEVKHKDHINVPIFPQGKSKEFYDNCFNEYMTKIAMEQFPQSRPLWEIHIFKYPTTKSAGNLVFKLHHSLGDGFSLMGALLSCLQRADNPSLPLTFPSFTSNNNNNHNLESDYKKSFCTNVVQSVNGVVNTLLDFGWSLMKSTNLEDERTTIRSGDEGVEFRPIDITTMEISLDHLKEIKSNLKVTINDVICGILFLGVRLYMEETKYDQKNTNSTALVLLNTRNIAGYKSVKEMLQPKNESKWGNQFAFLHVSLPKIDKEESSTNPLSFVFKAQDVIQRKRNSAAVILTGKLLDTLQKYRGPEVTAKYIHSTLKNSSMTISNMIGPVEKMALANHPVKSLYFMVVGVPESLTITMMSYMGKLRVAVGTEKGLIDPQKFKCSIENAFDRIFKAAVPSASSKSSN; from the exons atgaagaatattAATGTGAAAAGAATggttgaagaagatgatgatgatgaaacgTCGTCGTTTCCAGTTAGCCCTACCGGGCAGTATTTTACGAGCTCGGTTATGTCGATTTCTGTAATTTGTGTTCTGGAATCTGAAATTCCGATCGATGATTCTTGTACCGTGACAATGCTTAAGGATGTTTTTATTCCTATAAATCCTCGTTTCTCTTCTATTAtg GTGAAAGACAAGAATGGAGTGAAACAATGGAAGAAAGTAGAAGTGAAGCACAAAGACCACATAAATGTACCAATTTTCCCACAAGGAAAATCAAAAGAATTTTATGATAATTGTTTCAATGAATACATGACCAAAATTGCTATGGAACAATTCCCACAAAGTAGACCACTATGGGAAATTCACATATTTAAATATCCAACAACAAAATCAGCTGGAAATTTAGTGTTTAAACTTCATCATTCACTTGGTGATGGATTTTCACTAATGGGTGCACTACTTTCTTGTTTACAAAGAGCTGATAATCCTTCACTTCCCTTAACATTTCCATCATTtactagtaataataataataatcacaaTTTGGAAAGTGATTATAAGAAGAGTTTTTGTACTAATGTGGTTCAAAGTGTTAATGGAGTTGTGAACACTTTGTTGGATTTTGGATGGAGTTTAATGAAAAGCActaatcttgaagatgaaaggACAACAATTAGGTCTGGTGATGAAGGTGTGGAGTTTAGACCAATTGATATTACAACTATGGAGATCTCTCTTGATCATCTCAAGGAAATTAAGTCCAATCTTAAAGTG ACCATAAACGACGTTATATGTGGAATTTTATTCTTGGGAGTTCGATTATACATGGAGGAAACAAAATATGATCAGAAAAATACAAATTCAACGGCATTAGTGTTACTCAACACTAGAAATATTGCAGGATACAAATCGGTGAAAGAAATGTTGCAACCCAAAAATGAGTCAAAATGGGGAAATCAATTTGCATTTTTACATGTTTCATTACCAAAAATTGATAAAGAAGAATCATCAACTAACCCTCTAAGTTTTGTGTTTAAAGCACAAGATGTTATTCAGAGAAAAAGAAACTCTGCAGCTGTTATTCTTACTGGAAAATTGCTTGATACTTTGCAAAAGTATAGAGGCCCCGAG GTAACGGCTAAATATATCCATAGCACGTTGAAGAATTCAAGTATGACAATATCAAACATGATTGGGCCAGTGGAAAAAATGGCTTTGGCAAATCATCCAGTTAAAAGCTTGTACTTCATGGTGGTTGGTGTTCCCGAG AGTTTAACAATAACAATGATGAGCTATATGGGAAAATTAAGAGTGGCTGTGGGAACAGAAAAAGGTCTAATTGATCCACAAAAGTTCAAATGTAGCATTGAAAATGCCTTTGATAGGATTTTCAAAGCTGCTGTGCCTTCTGCTTCTTCCAAatcttcaaattaa
- the LOC125850367 gene encoding transcription factor bHLH162-like translates to MMIKKMYSGCNSAPRLEKKYVEKKRRNNMKNLFNQLYSLLPLHPSQLQEAMTLPDQIDAAIAYIKSLEIKLEKSKMQLEKVRTKKKSNLLCMANHDPSSSISKLSSPQIEIQEMSPTMDLILISGLDNLTMFYNIIRLLHEEKFEVINSSFSQDGNSMMQIFHETKVIGNSTMVYRRVKELLNGSSSTDDIIETLLCSWDNEIQSEMLGLINLM, encoded by the exons atgATGATCAAGAAAATGTATAGTGGTTGTAATTCAGCACCaagattggaaaaaaaatatgtggagaagaaaagaaggaacAATATGAAGAACCTCTTTAACCAGCTTTATTCTCTCCTCCCACTTCATCCATCTCAG TTGCAGGAAGCAATGACATTGCCAGATCAAATAGATGCAGCAATAGCTTACATAAAAAGCTTGGAAATCAAATTGGAGAAGAGCAAAATGCAATTGGAAAAAGTAAGGACTAAAAAGAAGTCCAATTTATTATGCATGGCAAATCATGATCCAAGTTCAAGTATTAGCAAATTATCTTCACCTCAAATTGAAATCCAAGAAATGAGTCCAACAATGGACTTAATCTTGATTAGTGGCCTTGATAACTTAACTATGTTTTATAACATAATTAGGTTACTCCATGAGGAAAAATTTGAAGTAATTAATTCCAGCTTTTCTCAAGATGGGAACTCTATGATGCAAATTTTCCATGAAACTAAG GTTATTGGGAACTCAACAATGGTGTATAGAAGAGTGAAAGAATTGCTTAATGGATCTTCTTCAACTGATGATATTATTGAAACCCTACTATGTTCATGGGACAATGAGATTCAATCTGAAATGTTAGGgttaattaatttgatgtaa